In one window of Pseudoalteromonas xiamenensis DNA:
- a CDS encoding efflux RND transporter periplasmic adaptor subunit, giving the protein MKAAVAKTKMQYEQARMRLNAEEILINQGNATVSKLDFESSKLTVAQLKETLDIDNQRTEQLRKNLAAQLAAHQARLSKLDKTIERAEFELASLQVKAPLDGVLQAMPLELGQRVSLGSNVAKFAKAGDLIAELKVPELKASNVVVGQKVIIDTRFSEIEGTVSRIDPAVTQGTVQVDVTFNQALPPEARPDLSVDGEIVINAKANALYIKRPSASQENRTMPIFKLNPTGSIAEKTAVTFGLASSTEIEVVAGLTKGDTVIISEQTQLARHESITLN; this is encoded by the coding sequence ATGAAAGCAGCGGTTGCCAAAACCAAAATGCAATATGAGCAAGCACGTATGCGCTTAAATGCGGAAGAAATCCTGATTAATCAGGGCAATGCTACGGTCTCGAAACTGGATTTTGAAAGCTCAAAATTAACCGTAGCTCAACTGAAAGAAACGCTCGACATCGACAATCAACGAACCGAGCAATTGCGTAAAAATCTAGCCGCTCAACTTGCAGCCCACCAAGCGCGGCTATCTAAGCTGGATAAAACCATTGAACGCGCTGAATTTGAACTCGCTTCGCTGCAAGTAAAAGCGCCTCTAGACGGTGTATTGCAAGCCATGCCATTAGAACTTGGGCAACGAGTTTCACTGGGTAGCAATGTGGCGAAGTTCGCCAAAGCAGGAGACCTTATTGCTGAATTAAAAGTACCCGAGCTTAAAGCGTCAAACGTTGTCGTAGGGCAGAAAGTGATCATCGACACGCGTTTTAGCGAAATCGAGGGGACAGTTTCTCGTATCGACCCTGCTGTAACGCAAGGCACTGTTCAAGTGGATGTGACATTCAATCAGGCACTGCCACCTGAAGCGAGACCTGATTTATCCGTTGACGGCGAAATTGTGATTAATGCTAAAGCAAACGCACTTTACATTAAGCGCCCTTCCGCCTCACAAGAAAACCGAACCATGCCGATTTTCAAGTTAAATCCAACTGGTTCTATCGCCGAGAAAACCGCGGTGACCTTTGGTTTAGCCTCCAGTACAGAAATTGAAGTCGTTGCAGGGCTAACAAAAGGCGACACGGTCATTATTTCTGAACAAACACAACTAGCGCGTCACGAATCAATCACGTTAAACTAA
- a CDS encoding biotin/lipoyl-binding protein: MDYLNTTTTKKFPTKRIVVVGSLFVALIAGVWTLKSQITQASVSKNSVLTARVQQGEFTIKVAAPGVLVPEDIRWVASNVEGKVERILKKPGAVVSQGDLIVELTNPELQQKVEELNWERQALSAESQCIKYGSANAIARHESSGCQNQNAI, from the coding sequence ATGGATTATTTAAATACAACAACGACAAAAAAATTTCCCACCAAACGTATCGTGGTAGTTGGAAGCCTGTTTGTAGCGTTAATTGCAGGGGTTTGGACTCTGAAGTCACAAATCACTCAAGCGTCGGTAAGCAAAAACAGTGTACTTACCGCTCGCGTCCAACAAGGAGAATTCACCATCAAAGTCGCGGCGCCCGGAGTACTGGTACCCGAAGACATACGTTGGGTAGCTAGCAACGTAGAAGGGAAAGTCGAACGGATTTTGAAAAAGCCAGGAGCCGTCGTTTCGCAAGGTGATTTGATTGTTGAACTAACAAACCCTGAACTTCAACAAAAGGTAGAAGAGCTCAACTGGGAGCGCCAAGCGCTGAGCGCTGAGTCTCAATGCATTAAGTACGGATCAGCAAACGCGATTGCTCGACATGAAAGCAGCGGTTGCCAAAACCAAAATGCAATATGA